CATACTCTGGTTTGCCCCTGCATAGAAGTTGATGACctagagaaaggagggaggattTAGAAGAAGTTGCCACATCTTGGCGTCTAGCCTTTCAGCTCCGGGGTTTAGCTCCCAATAGCCCCACCTCTTAAAACAAACTACCAAAAATCTCTTTAATGCCCATTAACCCCAATGAAAGGACACATTAGTAAACAGATGGTGGCCCTagctccctcctccatcctccccgGGGGACCGATGTCATGAGTACCCGGTTCATTTTGATGAAGACACAGGGCTGCCCGGTGCTGTAACCATAGTGGGTAGGGTCCCCAATGCCAGAGCAATCGCCCAGCTGGGTCCGGTTGAACTGGCAGGCACGTTTTGGATAGTTCAGAACCCCATTATCGGGTTGCTCATAATATCGCCCAGGACGGCAGACATCATTCTTTTGCGCTTGGATGGAGTCGTTgtaagctgggggggggggggtggacagaGAAGGTCAGAGGCCTGATATTTCACTTCTAGGGTCCTGGATTCCTTCCCCCAAGGTCCTGGACTAGCCCCACACTCACGTTCCAAGAACTTGTTGAGCTTCTGAACATGCTGATCCCAGCTTTCGGTGTCACTAATGTTGACAATGACATcaaggttctcagtcttgggtcGAATCATCAAGCCTAGAGCCAACAGGAGTGAAGCCCGGGGAGTCACAAAAGATGAAGAGAACACATCAAGAGAAACGGACAGATATGAAGAACACCAGAATCAGGTGGGGGCAAAGATCTGAAACTGCCTTCCTGGGAGAGCAATCTCCTGTGGCATCTGCCACCACATGACTCCCAGCTGCAGGGCATGGGAAGGAGAGCCAAGTTCAAGAACTCCCCCATCCAACTCCTGGGAAGAATTATACGTTCCTTGTGAGGCCTTGAGGACACAGTAGTTCACGTGAGGGGTAAGGGGAAACTCTCCTCTCACCTGGTGTGGCCAGTCGATCCTGGTACTTGGGGGTATGGTCGGAGACGGTCTGCAGCATTACCCACATGGTGAGGCTGAACATGGCCGTGAGGAAGCCATAGAAGACGAGgtagaagaggaggatgaaggctAGGGTAGAGGAACTAAGAGTCAGCAGCTCCCAGATCTTCCACCAACCCCTCTCATCCTCCTTCCCCTCAAGCTGTGTACGGGGATAGGCCAAGGAGCGACAGGACAGGATATCTTAGGGCCTTCCCCTGGGAGCTAAAGGAAACAAGCTGGAAACAGGCAGGGTCCAGCTCCAGCCCTGACTCCCAGACTCCTCCTGGGGCACAGTGAAGTCTGACCTTTTGGAGGCCACAAGAGACCTAAACTGTAGTTGTTGTGACAACTCCAAGAATAGGCCACTGTCATTCTGCGTCTAATGATGCATTTCCAACTTCTCAACCCTGCGTGGTCCTGAAAAGGCAGCATCTGTTCCTGCTGTATCGGAACCCGAGCCTAGAGCTGTCTTAGAGCACAAGGAT
This sequence is a window from Mus pahari chromosome 14, PAHARI_EIJ_v1.1, whole genome shotgun sequence. Protein-coding genes within it:
- the Atp1b2 gene encoding sodium/potassium-transporting ATPase subunit beta-2, coding for MVIQKEKKSCGQVVEEWKEFVWNPRTHQFMGRTGTSWAFILLFYLVFYGFLTAMFSLTMWVMLQTVSDHTPKYQDRLATPGLMIRPKTENLDVIVNISDTESWDQHVQKLNKFLEPYNDSIQAQKNDVCRPGRYYEQPDNGVLNYPKRACQFNRTQLGDCSGIGDPTHYGYSTGQPCVFIKMNRVINFYAGANQSMNVTCVGKRDEDAENLGHFVMFPANGNIDLMYFPYYGKKFHVNYTQPLVAVKFLNVTPNVEVNVECRINAANIATDDERDKFAGRVAFKLRINKT